Proteins from a genomic interval of Gavia stellata isolate bGavSte3 chromosome 13, bGavSte3.hap2, whole genome shotgun sequence:
- the TLE3 gene encoding transducin-like enhancer protein 3 isoform X11, protein MQRHYVMYYEMSYGLNIEMHKQTEIAKRLNTILAQIMPFLSQEQQLQAQHLSHAAHGPPVQLPPHPSGLQPPGIPPVTGSSSGLLALGALGSQAHLAVKDEKNHHDLDHRERDSSANNSVSPSESLRASEKHRSSTDYSIDSKKRKAEEKDSMSRYDSDGDKSDDLVVDVSNENDKSSTPGLKSNTPTPRNDAPTPGTSSTPGLRPMPGKPTSMDPLASALRTPISIAGSYAAPFAMMGHHEMNGSLTSPGAYAGLHNIPPQMSAAAAAAAAYGRSPMVGFDPHPPMRAPGLPSSLASIPGGKPAYSFHVSADGQMQPVPFPHDALAGPGIPRHARQINTLSHGEVVCAVTISNPTRHVYTGGKGCVKIWDISQPGSKSPISQLDCLNRDNYIRSCKLLPDGRTLIVGGEASTLTIWDLASPTPRIKAELTSSAPACYALAISPDAKVCFSCCSDGNIAVWDLHNQTLVRQFQGHTDGASCIDISHDGTKLWTGGLDNTVRSWDLREGRQLQQHDFTSQIFSLGYCPTGEWLAVGMESSNVEVLHHTKPDKYQLHLHESCVLSLKFAYCGKWFVSTGKDNLLNAWRTPYGASIFQSKESSSVLSCDISADDKYIVTGSGDKKATVYEVIY, encoded by the exons acagaaattgCTAAAAGACTGAATACGATTTTAGCCCAGATCATGCCTTTTCTGTCACAAGAG cagcagctccaggcccagcacCTCTCCCACGCCGCCCATGGGCCCCCGGTCCAGCTGCCGCCGCACCCCTCGGGCCTCCAGCCGCCGGGCATCCCGCCGGTCACCGGCAGCAGCTCGGGGCTGCTGGCTCTCGGCGCCCTGGGGAGCCAGGCACACCTCGCTGTCAAGGATGAGAAAAACCACCACGACCTGGACCACAGAG AGCGAGACTCAAGTGCA AATAATTCCGTTTCGCCCTCGGAAAGCCTGAGAGCCAGCGAGAAGCACCGGAGCTCCACAGACTACAGCATCGACTCCAAGAAGCGGAAAGCGGAGGAGAAGGACAGCATGAGTCGATAT GACAGCGATGGTGACAAGAGTGATGACCTGGTGGTCGACGTCTCCAACGAG AACGACAAATCGTCGACGCCTGGGCTCAAGTCAAACACTCCGACGCCAAGGAACGACGCTCCAACCCCGGGGACGAGCAGCaccccggggctgcggccgATGCCCGGCAAGCCAACCAGCATGGACCCCCTGG CCTCGGCCCTGCGGACGCCCATCTCCATCGCGGGCTCCTACGCGGCACCTTTTGCCATGATGGGGCACCACGAGATGAACGGCTCGCTCACCAGCCCCGGCGCCTACGCGGGGCTCCACAACATCCCCCCGCAGATgagcgccgctgccgccgccgctgctgcctACGGCCGGTCACCAATG GTTGGTTTCGACCCGCACCCGCCCATGCGAGCCCCCGGCCTGCCCTCGAGCCTGGCGTCCATCCCCGGAGGGAAGCC AGCCTACTCCTTCCACGTGAGCGCTGACGGGCAGATGCAGCCGGTCCCCTTTCCCCACGACGCCCTGGCGGGTCCCGGCATCCCGCGGCACGCTCGGCAGATCAACACGCTGAGCCACGGGGAGGTGGTGTGCGCCGTCACCATCAGCAACCCCACCAGGCACGTCTACACCGGGGGCAAGGGGTGCGTGAAGATCTGGGACATCAGCCAGCCGGGCAGCAAGAGCCCCATCTCCCAGCTGGACTGCCTG AACAGAGATAACTACATCCGCTCCTGCAAACTCCTCCCCGACGGCCGCACGCTGATCGTGGGAGGGGAGGCGAGCACGCTCACCATCTGGGACCTGGCTTCCCCCACGCCCCGCATCAAGGCCGAGCTGACCTCCTCCGCCCCTGCCTGCTACGCCCTGGCCATCAGCCCCGACGCCAAAgtctgcttctcctgctgcagcgACGGCAACATCGCCGTCTGGGACCTGCACAACCAGACGCTCGTCAG GCAATTCCAAGGCCACACAGACGGTGCCAGCTGCATAGATATCTCGCACGACGGTACGAAGTTGTGGACGGGGGGTCTGGACAACACGGTGCGCTCCTGGGACCTGCGGGAAGggaggcagctccagcagcacgaCTTTACCTCCCAG ATCTTCTCGCTGGGGTACTGCCCGACGGGCGAGTGGCTCGCGGTGGGCATGGAGAGCAGCAACGTGGAAGTGCTGCACCACACGAAACCCGACAAGTACCAGCTGCACCTCCACGAGAGCTGCGTCCTCTCCCTCAAGTTCGCCTACTGCG GTAAATGGTTTGTGAGTACTGGAAAAGACAACCTGCTCAACGCCTGGAGGACGCCCTACGGAGCGAGCATCTTCCAG TCCAAGGAATCCTCGTCCGTCTTAAGTTGTGACATTTCGGCGGATGACAAGTACATCGTCACGGGCTCTGGTGACAAGAAGGCCACAGTCTACGAAGTCATCTACTAA